A single genomic interval of Litoreibacter ponti harbors:
- a CDS encoding (2Fe-2S)-binding protein, giving the protein MTKVSMTVNGKSVSGEVEGRTLLSTFLRDDLHLTGTHVGCDTSQCGACVVHVDGKAVKSCTMFAAEAEGAQVDTIEGQANADGSLNTIQAAFQEHHGLQCGFCTPGMVMSAAALLKENPKPSEQEVRDYLEGNICRCTGYHNIVKAIMAASGQDVPAVAAE; this is encoded by the coding sequence ATGACGAAGGTATCCATGACGGTGAACGGCAAGTCCGTCTCCGGCGAGGTGGAGGGGCGCACGCTGCTGTCGACCTTCCTGCGCGATGACCTGCACCTGACCGGCACCCATGTCGGCTGCGACACGTCGCAATGCGGGGCGTGCGTGGTCCATGTGGACGGCAAGGCCGTGAAATCCTGCACGATGTTTGCGGCCGAAGCCGAAGGCGCACAGGTCGACACGATCGAGGGGCAGGCCAACGCCGACGGCTCGTTGAACACGATCCAGGCGGCCTTTCAGGAGCACCATGGCCTGCAATGCGGCTTCTGCACCCCGGGCATGGTGATGTCCGCCGCGGCGCTGCTGAAAGAGAACCCCAAACCGTCCGAGCAGGAGGTGCGTGACTACCTCGAAGGCAATATCTGCCGCTGCACCGGCTACCACAACATCGTCAAGGCGATCATGGCGGCGTCCGGTCAGGATGTGCCCGCCGTGGCGGCGGAATAG